The region AAAGATGTGGCAGGAAAGATTGTTTTAACTTGGGAAAGTGTGCCATATGAAGACTTTGCGTATTATCAAGTTTATGCGAGCTCTTCTACTCTTTTGCCCTTTTCTATGATCGCTAAAACGCAAGAGCCTGCCTTTGAGGATATAGTTAATGAGGTTGGCAAGAGCAAAAGATATAAAATCACTATGGTTGATAAGGACGGACTTGAAAGCCCTATGCCAAATGATAGCGTGCAAGGGCAAACCTTAGCACCTCCTCAAGCTCCAAGTATCATTTCAGCTACCCCAACAGATAAAGGCATAGAACTTTTATGGACTCCAAATGATCATAGAGCTGTAAAATATGCTGTTAAAAGATATGGTGGTGGAGATGCGATCTTTAAAGATATCGCAGATACAAGGCTTGAAGATATTACGGCTGAGTATGGGCGTGTTTATACTTATGAAGTCATCGCTATTGATATTAATGGCTTAGAATCAAAGCCTTCATCAAGCATAAAGACAGGCAAATAATGCCAAATTTTAGGTGCAAAGAGCTTTTAGACTTAAATTTGCCCTTTGAAAAGGACGGGGTAAGCTTTTTATGGTGGGCAAAGAATGAACATACCTGCTTGATTTTTACTCAGGTTTTAAACTCAAGCTTTTTTTTGCAACTGAGCTGGGATAAGCAAGGTTTTTTCATCATCAAGGCTGAAAAGACCTTTAAACCCTCTCAAATAGGGTATTTACAAAAGGCTTTACTTGTATTTAAGCAAAATTTTTGCAAGCAAATTATCAGCGAGGCTTTTTCTTTTAAAAAGACACACCTAGCTAGAAAAACTTCTTTGATCGCTTATGATACTCAAAAACTTTTAGATCAAATTTCATTAAAGAAAAAAATTTATGTAGAAATAGGCTTTGGTTCAGGAAGACATTTACTCTTTTGGGCAAATAAAAACAAAGATATTTTTATCATCGGTATAGAAATTTATACACCTGCTTTAGAACAAGTAGCAAAGCTTGCCCTTGCTCAAAATTTAGACAATGTTTTACTTACTCAAAATGACGCAAGGCTTGTATTTAGTATCTTGCAATCAAATAGCGTGGATAAGATCTTTCTTCATTTTCCTGTTCCTTGGGATAAAAAGCCTCACAGAAGAGTAGTAAGCAAGTCTTTTGTTGATGAGTGTTTAAGGGTTTTAAAATGTGGTGGGAGTTTTGAGCTTCGCACTGATAGCAAGGAATATTTTGATTTTTCCTTGCAAAGTTTTTTAGAACATGAAAAGCTTAAGGCTCAAATTTACAAAAATGCTTCTTTAGATATTTCAAGCAAGTATGAAGATCGCTGGAAAAGGCAAGAAAAAGATATTTATGATCTTATTGTGATCAATGAAAATTCAAGCAAAGAGCTTGAGCAAATTAAAGATTTTGATCTTAAAGAGCTTTGTTTTGATAAAAAAAAGCTTGAAAATTTGCGTACGGCTTTTAAAAAGCAACATTTTAAGGGGGAAGATTTTTTCTTGCA is a window of Campylobacter sp. MIT 99-7217 DNA encoding:
- the trmB gene encoding tRNA (guanosine(46)-N7)-methyltransferase TrmB, translating into MPNFRCKELLDLNLPFEKDGVSFLWWAKNEHTCLIFTQVLNSSFFLQLSWDKQGFFIIKAEKTFKPSQIGYLQKALLVFKQNFCKQIISEAFSFKKTHLARKTSLIAYDTQKLLDQISLKKKIYVEIGFGSGRHLLFWANKNKDIFIIGIEIYTPALEQVAKLALAQNLDNVLLTQNDARLVFSILQSNSVDKIFLHFPVPWDKKPHRRVVSKSFVDECLRVLKCGGSFELRTDSKEYFDFSLQSFLEHEKLKAQIYKNASLDISSKYEDRWKRQEKDIYDLIVINENSSKELEQIKDFDLKELCFDKKKLENLRTAFKKQHFKGEDFFLHLEQIYVQEERLMLKISFGAFHKPEHAYLLLSKQSEFVFHKPFTTKENLKAFDKLKEILINLSKN